The genomic region CGGAACCCGCCGCATAGAAGTCGTAGGCGGCGCGGTCCAGACGATCGCGTGCCGCTTCCTCAAGCTCCGGAACGCTGAGAGTTGTCCGGTTGATCACGTCGTGAATCTCCCTGTCCCTCGGGTCGGTCAGGGAGATCCTGCCGGAAGTCCTCCCGGCGAACCGCCGTCCGCAGTGACCTCGGCCGAATCCCGGCGGCTCACCTGCGCACCGAGCGGAGGTGGTCCTCCAGGGTCCGGCCCGGGGTCCAGCCGCGGGACCGGGCCCTGCCCGTGTCCAGGACCACCGAGTGGGCGAGCTGGTCCACCGCGTAGCGGCTCAGCGCCGGTTCGGCGCCGAGGCCCGTGCTCGCCAGGGCCTCCGCGAGCCGGGCCGCCGTACGGGCCACCCCGAGCGGCAGGTGCCGGATCCGGGCCCGTACGCCGTGGGCCCGCAGGACCTCCCGTACGGCCTCGTCGCGGCCGTACGGCTCGGCGTCCGCCACGTTGTAGGCGCCCGGAGGCCACAGCGCCGCCGCCAGAGCGGCGTCGGCGAGGTTCTCCACCGCCGTCAGGCTCAGCCGGACGTCCGGCCCCGGCAGCAACAGGGTCCCCGCCCGGACCCGGGACAGCAGCCGGGGCAGCAACTGCGTGTCCCCGGGCCCGTAGACGGCCCGCGGCCGCAGCACCACCGCCCCCGCGGCCAGCGCCAGGGCCTCGCCCGCCGCCTTGGTCCTCCCGTACGCGTTGAGCTGCCCGCCGCGCGGATGGTCCTCGGCGACCAGGCTCCGGTCGTGGCGCGGGTCGTAGACGCTGGCACTGCTCATCCACACCACCGGCCGCCCGCCCGCCGCCGCGAGCAGCCGCTCCGTACCGTCCACGTTGACCGCGCGCATCGACGCCTCGGCCCGCGAGCCGGGCGCCGGATCTCCCACGGCCGCCGCGCAGT from Streptomyces sp. NBC_00190 harbors:
- a CDS encoding NAD-dependent epimerase/dehydratase family protein, which encodes MIAVTGASGFCGGHVARAAAAGGEQVVCLGRRPGPVGEHRFWDAASGAPDLSGVEVVVHCAAAVGDPAPGSRAEASMRAVNVDGTERLLAAAGGRPVVWMSSASVYDPRHDRSLVAEDHPRGGQLNAYGRTKAAGEALALAAGAVVLRPRAVYGPGDTQLLPRLLSRVRAGTLLLPGPDVRLSLTAVENLADAALAAALWPPGAYNVADAEPYGRDEAVREVLRAHGVRARIRHLPLGVARTAARLAEALASTGLGAEPALSRYAVDQLAHSVVLDTGRARSRGWTPGRTLEDHLRSVRR